Proteins from a single region of Hermetia illucens chromosome 3, iHerIll2.2.curated.20191125, whole genome shotgun sequence:
- the LOC119653109 gene encoding uncharacterized protein LOC119653109: MAAGHRHSIVTFISNKHNNKYNKMSLKSDAVIERIRARLGKVDPAKRELTNIYKCRITVGGKVVKTWIMDLKNVNLYEGDDSAECTLVCDDQAFADMADKKMEPKQALEKGQLSVDGEMELAMKLLPYIASI, from the exons ATGGCCGCTGGTCATCGACATTCAATAGTGACTTTCATTTCCAACAAGCACAACAACAAATACAATAAAATGTCTCTCAAGTCAGATGCAGTTATTGAAAGGATTCGTGCTCGATTGGGTAAAGTTGACCCTGCCAAACGCGAATTAACCAACATCTATAAGTGCAGGATAACCGTAGGCGGAAAAGTGGTTAAAACATGGA ttatggatttgaaaaatgtaaatttgtACGAAGGAGATGACAGTGCTGAATGTACTTTGGTATGTGATGATCAAGCATTTGCAGATATGGCCGACAAAAAGATGGAACCAAAGCAAGCCCTAGAGAAAGGCCAACTGAGTGTTGATGGAGAAATGGAATTAGCCATGAAATTGCTTCCGTATATTGCCTCGATTTAA